Proteins found in one Ctenopharyngodon idella isolate HZGC_01 chromosome 16, HZGC01, whole genome shotgun sequence genomic segment:
- the tnfrsf1a gene encoding tumor necrosis factor receptor superfamily member 1A: MRKCQLWTCVLLILISQSYIISVSGAENGSCPEDQYWNSKGFCCNKCLAGFKLKEKCPERLMRSECEKCEDGTFLEKPNYSINCFRCQECKKPHSIEKSKCTHETNRVCGCVKGYYKKTLSASDWECSRCKECGPGQEKTGDCGEEQNTLCKCIENHYLAKDKKSCEPCVKCQTGCEHLCIPSTTPVLIRSAKPTTSSDTLPQILVPICACITVVALGVFMLYEGLRLWRKRNRALSSQTSSPAPEDQTLIITIPPDKINESAPFTNQPCEPEQHRKLPDCVPREIKIHEFFYFVLDEVPVGRFKELVRQLGVSEQNIERAEQDNRKYKDAQYQMLKVWSDSGSGGGNNVLPCHRIQMFIETLRDMYLVNCADNIENRFLSQDTSAP; encoded by the exons ATGAGGAAATGTCAGCTCTGGACTTGTGTATTGCTG ATTCTAATCAGCCAGTCATATATAATATCAGTTAGTGGAGCAGAGAATGGAAGTTGTCCTGAAGATCAATACTGGAATTCGAAAGGATTCTGCTGTAATAAATGTCTTGCAG GGTTTAAGCTGAAAGAGAAATGCCCTGAACGTTTGATGAGGTCAGAATGTGAGAAATGTGAGGATGGAACCTTCCTAGAGAAACCAAATTACTCTATAAACTGCTTCAGATGCCAGGAGTGCAAAAAAC CCCATTCCATAGAGAAATCAAAATGTACGCATGAAACCAATagggtgtgtgggtgtgtgaaAGGATATTACAAGAAGACTTTATCCGCCTCAGACTGGGAATGTTCTCGCTGTAAGGAGTGTGGACCTGGACAGGAGAAAACTGGAGATT GTGGGGAGGAACAGAATACACTGTGTAAGTGCATAGAAAATCATTACCTTGCCAAGGATAAAAAGTCCTGTGAACCATGCGTCAA ATGTCAGACAGGGTGTGAACACTTGTGCATACCCAGCACTACACCAGTGCTCATTAGATCCGCCAAACCAACAACTTCGTCAG ACACATTACCTCAAATACTGGTTCCCATTTGTGCATGTATCACGGTTGTAGCTTTGGGAGTGTTTATGTTATATGAAGGCCTCAGACTTTGGAGGAAGAGGAATCGTGCTTTGTCATCGCAGACATCATCACCTGCTCCCGAAGATCAG ACATTGATTATCACGATCCCACCAGACAAAATAAATGAGAGTGCTCCTTTTACAAATCAGCCGTGCGAACCTGAACAGCACAGAAAACTCCCAGACTGCGTCCCAAGAGAGATCAAAA TTCATGAATTCTTCTATTTTGTGCTGGACGAGGTCCCTGTCGGACGATTTAAAGAACTGGTACGTCAGCTTGGCGTTTCTGAGCAGAACATTGAAAGGGCAGAACAAGACAACCGGAAGTACAAGGATGCCCAATACCAGATGCTGAAGGTTTGGAGTGACAGTGGCAGTGGAGGAGGGAACAATGTTTTGCCATGTCACCGCATCCAGATGTTCATCGAAACATTGAGGGACATGTATTTGGTTAACTGTGCGGACAACATCGAGAACAGGTTCCTTTCGCAGGACACAAGCGCTCCATAA